The following coding sequences lie in one Nycticebus coucang isolate mNycCou1 chromosome 20, mNycCou1.pri, whole genome shotgun sequence genomic window:
- the CREM gene encoding cAMP-responsive element modulator isoform X20, with the protein MQKPVMAVTGDDTDEETELAPSHMAATTGDMPTYQIRAPTTALPQGVVMAASPGSLHSPQQLAEEATRKRELRLMKNREAAKECRRRKKEYVKCLESRVAVLEVQNKKLIEELETLKDICSPKTD; encoded by the exons ATGCAGAAGCCGGTCATGGCTGTCACTGGAGATGACACag atgaggaaactgaacttGCCCCAAGTCACAtggctg CCACCACTGGTGACATGCCAACTTACCAGATCCGAGCTCCCACTACTGCTTTGCCACAGGGAGTGGTGATGGCTGCCTCCCCGGGAAGTTTGCACAGTCCTCAGCAGCTAGCAGAAGAAGCAACACGCAAACGAGAGCTGAGGCTAATGAAAAACAG GGAAGCTGCTAAAGAATGTCGACGTCGAAAGAAAGAATATGTAAAATGTCTGGAGAGTCGAGTTGCAGTGCTGGAAGTCCAGAACAAGAAGCTTATAGAGGAACTTGAAACCTTGAAAGACATTTGCTCTCCCAAAACAGATTAG
- the CREM gene encoding cAMP-responsive element modulator isoform X23 has protein sequence MQKPVMAVTGDDTATTGDMPTYQIRAPTTALPQGVVMAASPGSLHSPQQLAEEATRKRELRLMKNREAAKECRRRKKEYVKCLESRVAVLEVQNKKLIEELETLKDICSPKTD, from the exons ATGCAGAAGCCGGTCATGGCTGTCACTGGAGATGACACag CCACCACTGGTGACATGCCAACTTACCAGATCCGAGCTCCCACTACTGCTTTGCCACAGGGAGTGGTGATGGCTGCCTCCCCGGGAAGTTTGCACAGTCCTCAGCAGCTAGCAGAAGAAGCAACACGCAAACGAGAGCTGAGGCTAATGAAAAACAG GGAAGCTGCTAAAGAATGTCGACGTCGAAAGAAAGAATATGTAAAATGTCTGGAGAGTCGAGTTGCAGTGCTGGAAGTCCAGAACAAGAAGCTTATAGAGGAACTTGAAACCTTGAAAGACATTTGCTCTCCCAAAACAGATTAG
- the CREM gene encoding cAMP-responsive element modulator isoform X27 — translation MPTYQIRAPTTALPQGVVMAASPGSLHSPQQLAEEATRKRELRLMKNREAAKECRRRKKEYVKCLESRVAVLEVQNKKLIEELETLKDICSPKTD, via the exons ATGCCAACTTACCAGATCCGAGCTCCCACTACTGCTTTGCCACAGGGAGTGGTGATGGCTGCCTCCCCGGGAAGTTTGCACAGTCCTCAGCAGCTAGCAGAAGAAGCAACACGCAAACGAGAGCTGAGGCTAATGAAAAACAG GGAAGCTGCTAAAGAATGTCGACGTCGAAAGAAAGAATATGTAAAATGTCTGGAGAGTCGAGTTGCAGTGCTGGAAGTCCAGAACAAGAAGCTTATAGAGGAACTTGAAACCTTGAAAGACATTTGCTCTCCCAAAACAGATTAG
- the CREM gene encoding cAMP-responsive element modulator isoform X16 yields the protein MAVPTSIYQTSTGQYIAIAQGGTIQISNPGSDGVQGLQALTMTNSGAPPPGATIVQYAAQSADGTQQFFVPGSQVVVQDEETELAPSHMAATTGDMPTYQIRAPTTALPQGVVMAASPGSLHSPQQLAEEATRKRELRLMKNREAARECRRKKKEYVKCLENRVAVLENQNKTLIEELKALKDLYCHKAE from the exons ttGCTATAGCCCAAGGTGGAACAATCCAGATTTCTAACCCAGGATCTGATGGTGTTCAGGGACTCCAGGCATTAACAATGACAAATTCAGGAGCTCCTCCACCAGGTGCTACCATTGTACAGTATGCAGCACAATCAGCCGATGGCACACAGCAGTTCTTTGTCCCAGGCAGCCAGGTTGTTGTTCAAg atgaggaaactgaacttGCCCCAAGTCACAtggctg CCACCACTGGTGACATGCCAACTTACCAGATCCGAGCTCCCACTACTGCTTTGCCACAGGGAGTGGTGATGGCTGCCTCCCCGGGAAGTTTGCACAGTCCTCAGCAGCTAGCAGAAGAAGCAACACGCAAACGAGAGCTGAGGCTAATGAAAAACAG GGAAGCTGCCCGGGAGTGtcgcaggaagaagaaagaatatgtCAAATGTCTTGAAAATCGTGTGGCTGTGCTTGAAAACCAAAACAAGACTCTCATTGAGGAACTCAAGGCCCTCAAAGATCTTTATTGCCATAAAGCAGAGTAA
- the CREM gene encoding cAMP-responsive element modulator isoform X22: MQKPVMAVTGDDTATTGDMPTYQIRAPTTALPQGVVMAASPGSLHSPQQLAEEATRKRELRLMKNREAARECRRKKKEYVKCLENRVAVLENQNKTLIEELKALKDLYCHKAE, translated from the exons ATGCAGAAGCCGGTCATGGCTGTCACTGGAGATGACACag CCACCACTGGTGACATGCCAACTTACCAGATCCGAGCTCCCACTACTGCTTTGCCACAGGGAGTGGTGATGGCTGCCTCCCCGGGAAGTTTGCACAGTCCTCAGCAGCTAGCAGAAGAAGCAACACGCAAACGAGAGCTGAGGCTAATGAAAAACAG GGAAGCTGCCCGGGAGTGtcgcaggaagaagaaagaatatgtCAAATGTCTTGAAAATCGTGTGGCTGTGCTTGAAAACCAAAACAAGACTCTCATTGAGGAACTCAAGGCCCTCAAAGATCTTTATTGCCATAAAGCAGAGTAA
- the CREM gene encoding cAMP-responsive element modulator isoform X26 produces the protein MPTYQIRAPTTALPQGVVMAASPGSLHSPQQLAEEATRKRELRLMKNREAARECRRKKKEYVKCLENRVAVLENQNKTLIEELKALKDLYCHKAE, from the exons ATGCCAACTTACCAGATCCGAGCTCCCACTACTGCTTTGCCACAGGGAGTGGTGATGGCTGCCTCCCCGGGAAGTTTGCACAGTCCTCAGCAGCTAGCAGAAGAAGCAACACGCAAACGAGAGCTGAGGCTAATGAAAAACAG GGAAGCTGCCCGGGAGTGtcgcaggaagaagaaagaatatgtCAAATGTCTTGAAAATCGTGTGGCTGTGCTTGAAAACCAAAACAAGACTCTCATTGAGGAACTCAAGGCCCTCAAAGATCTTTATTGCCATAAAGCAGAGTAA
- the CREM gene encoding cAMP-responsive element modulator isoform X19 codes for MQKPVMAVTGDDTDEETELAPSHMAATTGDMPTYQIRAPTTALPQGVVMAASPGSLHSPQQLAEEATRKRELRLMKNREAARECRRKKKEYVKCLENRVAVLENQNKTLIEELKALKDLYCHKAE; via the exons ATGCAGAAGCCGGTCATGGCTGTCACTGGAGATGACACag atgaggaaactgaacttGCCCCAAGTCACAtggctg CCACCACTGGTGACATGCCAACTTACCAGATCCGAGCTCCCACTACTGCTTTGCCACAGGGAGTGGTGATGGCTGCCTCCCCGGGAAGTTTGCACAGTCCTCAGCAGCTAGCAGAAGAAGCAACACGCAAACGAGAGCTGAGGCTAATGAAAAACAG GGAAGCTGCCCGGGAGTGtcgcaggaagaagaaagaatatgtCAAATGTCTTGAAAATCGTGTGGCTGTGCTTGAAAACCAAAACAAGACTCTCATTGAGGAACTCAAGGCCCTCAAAGATCTTTATTGCCATAAAGCAGAGTAA
- the CREM gene encoding cAMP-responsive element modulator isoform X24, with the protein MAATTGDMPTYQIRAPTTALPQGVVMAASPGSLHSPQQLAEEATRKRELRLMKNREAARECRRKKKEYVKCLENRVAVLENQNKTLIEELKALKDLYCHKAE; encoded by the exons Atggctg CCACCACTGGTGACATGCCAACTTACCAGATCCGAGCTCCCACTACTGCTTTGCCACAGGGAGTGGTGATGGCTGCCTCCCCGGGAAGTTTGCACAGTCCTCAGCAGCTAGCAGAAGAAGCAACACGCAAACGAGAGCTGAGGCTAATGAAAAACAG GGAAGCTGCCCGGGAGTGtcgcaggaagaagaaagaatatgtCAAATGTCTTGAAAATCGTGTGGCTGTGCTTGAAAACCAAAACAAGACTCTCATTGAGGAACTCAAGGCCCTCAAAGATCTTTATTGCCATAAAGCAGAGTAA